GTCCGTTTGTATCTTTATAGATTTATATGCTTTACTAACACTTAATGCCCGTTTGTATCTTTGTAGATTTACATGCTTTACTAACACTTAATGCCCGTTTGTATCTTTATAGATTTATATGCTTTACTAACACTTAATGCCCGTTTGTATCTTTGTAGATTTAAATGCTTTACTAACACTTAATGCCCGTTTGCATCTTTATAGATTTATATGCTTTACTAACACTTAGTGCCCGTTTGTATCTTTGTAGATTTATATGCTTTACTAACACTTAATGCCCGTTTGTATCTTTATAGATTTATATGCTTTACTAACACTTAATGCCCGTTTGTATCTTTATAGATTTATATGCTTTACTACCACTTACTCCCTTTTGTATCTTTGTAGATTTACTTGCTTTCTACCACTTACTGCCCTTTTGTATCTTTGTTTGTAGATTTACTTGCCTTATTACCACTTATTGCTCTTTTGTATCTTTATAGATTTACATGCTTTACTAACACTTAATGCCCGTTTGTATCTTTATAGATTTATATGCTTTACTAACACTTAATGCCCGTTTGTATCTTTGTAGATTTACATGCTTTACTAACACTTACTTtcatacttattattattattattatataccacgtttatatagcactcttttcatataaaaatacgttcaaaagtgctttacataaaaacatttatataatgttcaataaaaaatggtaattgaactattatagaagaacttaaaattacattacggtaataagataccaagcattttaaattgaagGTAGGCAgataaaaacatgaaacaaaaatacaatatcgtaaaacattaactgacctgtcaaagacacaggttagagcagaatagaacagaagatatcttacattttgaacagacagaattaaccggtatgatgtctgcgaaatgcatcacagcatgcaaaccgtcccggatgattgggtcagtccccacctaaacggtccggagaacatccatgatacatcccacagaaaaaacaccgccaacattattctgtcacactagagttcttaattaaagtaattgattGGCCGGCAAAGAACCTACATTAttaatcaggtaatcagtgagattagttcccaaggaattctatgaaataatgcgtctttagcttACATTTACTTACATTTACTCAGCATGGAATATAACGATATCCGTATTTCACTACCACGTACTGCCCTTTtgtcttttcatatctttttttaatgaaaactttgtAGCAAACCGGATAGGTCAATTTCTGGAAATTTTTGCgattttatagaaaaataacAGCAAATTTTGACTGGTACTGCTCATGAGAAGGTAAAGCCACCGTTACATTTTTGCGTCAATGAAAACACTGCTTTAAGGTTTCTTTTTACAGATGTTGCGTTCTTGAACATGGCTTATCggataatcgttttttttttttttcgtttttttttctctttcaatgGGGTGTGTGTTGTGTGATGATTTTTATGTGCTTAATAAACTTGACGGAACCTCGATATTTCAGATATACCTCTCTTATTACAATATTAAAGATTTCATAGGTTTAGAACAATATCATGTTGAAATACGAACTCTATTCTGTTTTAAAAACAcacattgatatatttgtttcgtaagtttattttgttaggtttaacgttgcACATTTATaggtgccccttcatgcattatatcatcacgggcgggtacctACATGTAGGTAGAACCatcgatggcttcctcacatgacgaattcaacgccccgggtgaggctcgagcgcacatcggtgaggggcaggtgatctgaagtcagcgaccttaaccacacggccgCGGTGGCCCCTGGTTTCGTTAGACCTgcaaatatcatttaataaagaCATAGAggggaaaagattttaaaggttttcacagataaatggaaaaatatggaatctgtttttaagatacagcggGACGAAGTCGTTATTTTGTTGTGATTTTACTGCTTTACAACGATATCCGCTCGTTTGTAATTTCTAAACatctatgttatttttttgttaaggATTCCTTTCTGTACACACCTGATATGTACACAACCATACATACATTAATGTAGTATTACTGTCTTCATGCTGCTGAATTCTAGGAACGTGGCTATCCCTTCTTTTGCACATTTTCCTCTTTCAAAGGATATTCTCGTTCTGGGACACATAACTGACTAGCGAGTAATTACTCTAATTTTCGTAACATTACTATTACGGTCAGTATAACGATAGAAGTTTtgtttaaaactaaacaaaaatctaAGCTTTCGAATATTATAGACTGAGGTTGTTTTTAtcttgctttctgtgcgagcaaCTACAATTTCGAactgagaaccagctattgcaatatataaaccaaAAAAGACTCATcctaaattaaaattgtttcctTTTCACGTGTCTGGCCGATGGTTATACCAAAACATGTACTTCACAAATCTTCCAGTTTCAGTTAAGTTGAATAGTAATGTAATAAGTGTTTACAAAAATCTAACTATGATCAATGTtactgaaaatgtatttatatatcgcatgaaacagtttgaaataacgatttaaattaaacatgaagacGGATTGTTGtgattttgttaggtttaacgtcgcaccaacacaagaAAAGGTCATAgggtgattttccagctttgatggtgaaagGAGACTCCAAGTGCCTCTCCGTGCATATTTTCATCATGGGCGGGAACCTGGATATAACCattgaccttctgtaagccagctggatggcttcctcacatgaagaattcaacgccccgagtgaggctcgaacccacatcggtgaggggcaagtgattcgaagacagcgaccgtaaccactctgCCACTGAGGCCCCTGGTTTTCTTGATTGCCGCGATAGATTAACTGAGATCAATAATCTGATAATTATAAATGGGTTTATCAGCGGACGTTAAAGTATAGTGTTCATAAATAACTTTCGACCGAATCTAGTATCAGCTGTACTTTGAGTTTATATACAAACTATTTCTGACTTagaaccagttttttttttacatgaaatattataGTCAGGTGTCCGAATGATTCACGGGGAATTAGGTTCTATTCAACGGGATTATAGAAtggtttgaaatataaacaaaacaacaatgctatatcaattatttattttagtaatTTACTATGTTACGAAATTTAATTAATATATCAGCTCCATTTAAAGTTGTGGTCTGATCCGCTTGCCTGTTTGTTGTATATGAACTTTCACTTAGAATATAGTTTTCTGGTCCACTTTGATTTTAGAAGTATATATTTATGCTAAGCTTTGACTTAGAATATAGTTTCTTGATCCACTTTGATCTGAAATAGAATGAAGGAGAAGTATACATTTAACATATACAAAGTTTCACATACAATGTAGATCCAGATACATTTAAATACGAAATAGAAATATGTAGGGTATATAAGCTTTCACGTTGAATATAATTTTCTGATCCATTGTAGTCTGAAGCAGAATCGAAGAGAAGTATATGCAAAGTTTCACTTAAATATAGATCACTTTTATACAAGAATATAAGTATGTTATCTGAGCTTTCACTTAGAATATAGTTTCCTTGTCCATTTTCATCCACTTGTGACTTCACTCAATTACACCCTGCCATGAGACATGTTCGAAATATATAAACAAGGACACTTTTGCTTCGAGTCTGGAGTTATGGTCTATACCTTCAACACAATTCAGTACGAGGGGAATTGTCAGTGGATCACACAGTTTTGTCGTATCCACAAggaatgtttataataaatataataaatgcgTTATTACCTGCTTTGTTGTAGGATCACATGTAGGTGGTACATATGTTTCCAATGGGTTCTCAGGGAAGTTCACCTGAAGCAAACATTTGTTGGTTACCATCTGAATGCGCTGACCAGGTTTCTTCACGTATACACCTATAAACAACAGCATATGTTTGAAACATGTATACTAAttgaagaaaacaaacaaacaaaacaacaacaacaacaacaacaaaaaacaacaacaacaaacaaaagaaatcaaacaaacaaCAAGGAGTGACATATATTCTATTGTTGTTGCATATGATCTTTACCAGGTTTCTTAATGTATACACCTATAAACAACAGCATATGTTTGAAACATgtttaataattaaaaacaaaaaaaaaacaacaaaaaacaaaaaacaacaacaacaaaacaacaacagacAAACAAAAGAAATCAAACGGACAACAAGGAGTGACATATATTCTATTGTTGTTGCATATGATCTTTGccaatttaatttaatttgtaaaGTTATTTCACACTGAAATATTAGTTAATTGattttacatttaaacattaaatttgcTGCGtttttgaatgtggcttttcctgttggactttttGTCATTCTTTTTAATCTCCATTGCCATAGATATAACAATTTTCCTTTCGACTATATATATAGTTGatagtttattattttaacaaaatcaggaAAGACCTTGACCCTAGACCTTTATCCTGGTTTTGACATGGCATTACCTTACGCTGTTTGTAAAAAAGTACTTTTAACTCACTGTTTTATATAAAGGAATATAGACCCGACACAAAATTCTTTATCTTTTTGTATCACCAAACAACTTAACCAAAACAGCTTCAAATAAGCCAAAATGAGACATATGTCTTTGATCCTCAGTGTTACATTGGTTTCGAAGCGCGAGTGGCCCGGTGGTGTAGTGGTAACACGTTTGACTGTCAATCCTTAGGTCCGGTATTCGATTCCCGGTCCAGGCACTAGAAATTTATGCGAGGTCAGTAATAGTTCATcctaggaaagacggctttgcgtgcATCGGTGTATACACCGGGCAGGTTAAAGATCCAGACTTTCAATTTGCGGACTGCTAGGCTATGAGATAATTGTGCTTTGAAACAGCGACATGCCATAAGCTAACACCtagtgtaaatatatattttaaaatatctccATGCACAGACGTGGTGCctccataattgaaataaatgttgGAGTAAGGGCCATGACTCACAAGTGTGACGTGTCGTTTTATTCGGATGAATATTTGcgtaaattactttttaaaatacgtttatgttttaagtatttgGACGGATAACTTGATTCACATTGGAGTGTTAAGGCCAGCCACTGCTATGGAATTTTGTATACCcttccattataagaaatgactCTATCACATGCCCCAATATTAAGAGATGacaattaaaacaatgttttaatcaaataacatgtcagacaccaaaaatagtaattttatgtAGACTTAACCgattcatttctttacaaattttaaatgaacacCCTCTTTGCATGTAGAAACCTAATGCCCGCAGAGACTTACCATTCTGCTGTGAAAATTAAAAAGCCGTACATTCAGTCTAACACTTATAAGATAtaccaaatttcacagaaattatCGCATTACAggattttgacacaaattttatgatCGTAAACATTACATTTTTATCCAGCCAGATTATGTCTAATTGATTCTCACGGGTTTCACTACACCTTTTTTCAACCAGACCAAAGCCGCGTTTCAATTACAACATCTGACTTTTACCTGAGACAACATAGTATGTATCCCGAATAAAGGTAACTCCACAGGCAGCGCTATCAGCTGGTGTATATAACTTCCCTGCATCCGGGTTGCTGTCTGGAACCTGTGTGATATATACACAAAGTTGCTATCACTATACACTATTGCGCCAATGCCAATATATCACACTTTTTATtgatcatttcatttattttgttgggtttaacgtcgcaccgacacaattacaggtcatatggcgactttccagctttgatggtggaggaagaccccaggtgcccctctgtgcattatttcatcacgagcgggcacctggctataaccaccgaccttccgtttgccagctggatggcttcctcatataaaGAATTCtcagcgccccgagtgagg
This Mercenaria mercenaria strain notata chromosome 17, MADL_Memer_1, whole genome shotgun sequence DNA region includes the following protein-coding sequences:
- the LOC123537543 gene encoding uncharacterized protein LOC123537543, giving the protein MAQSAGLVLLVLACTLTYVSACTCDPMTTKQKFCNPDFASVFKIKDNGTVVGIDRVYKVEMLHQYRTTVPDSNPDAGKLYTPADSAACGVTFIRDTYYVVSGVYVKKPGQRIQMVTNKCLLQVNFPENPLETYVPPTCDPTTKQIKVDQETIF